In Silene latifolia isolate original U9 population chromosome X, ASM4854445v1, whole genome shotgun sequence, the following proteins share a genomic window:
- the LOC141623342 gene encoding U-box domain-containing protein 27-like: protein MGKKELYIQVPSLFRCPISLDVMKSPVSLSTGVTYDRTSIQRWLDSGNNTCPATMQLLPSKDFVPNHTLHRLIQIWSHNHTKQQQHQLHSLSSDQVLDLISRLSDPAPGPGQDTRVECFVKILCYASDSPENRKFLASNHAFVTDLVDLLASDGPDLNPDLLEAVLKIFQLITSVIDDKEKLKKLIFTNPNLIPNLAKILKTSGSDSRVAVARIIETTAFDHESKKIFFEDCDILNNLLEILNFHCRDAVPNATEITAVLSCLIALTSPRRNKIRLIEAGGVPIITKLISLIDDNHLIIENLLTLLEMLVGCTAARAAVTDDPNCIAGIIEKIMKVSTTANEHAAALLWSLCYLFRDQKAREAMSKSNGGLTKILLLMQSDCSPAVKKMCCDLLRVFRINSKSCLSNYDTKTTHIMPC, encoded by the coding sequence atGGGGAAGAAAGAGTTGTACATACAGGTACCAAGCTTGTTCAGGTGTCCAATCTCATTAGACGTCATGAAATCACCTGTGAGCCTCTCCACTGGTGTCACCTACGACCGCACCTCAATCCAACGCTGGTTAGACTCCGGTAACAACACCTGTCCTGCCACCATGCAACTCCTTCCTTCTAAAGATTTCGTACCTAATCACACTCTCCACCGTCTCATCCAAATCTGGTCCCACAACCAcaccaaacaacaacaacatcaactccATTCTCTTTCATCTGACCAAGTACTTGACCTCATCTCCCGGCTCTCTGACCCGGCTCCAGGTCCGGGTCAGGATACTCGGGTCGAGTGTTTCGTCAAGATTCTCTGTTACGCATCGGATTCGCCGGAGAATAGAAAGTTTCTAGCATCTAACCACGCGTTTGTTACCGATTTGGTGGATTTGCTAGCTTCGGATGGTCCGGATCTGAATCCGGATCTTCTAGAAGCAGTGCTTAAGATATTTCAGTTGATTACGTCCGTCATTGATGACAAGGAGAAGCTCAAAAAGTTGATATTTACTAATCCGAACCTGATACCGAACTTAGCGAAGATCCTTAAGACCTCTGGATCGGATTCTCGTGTCGCTGTAGCGCGGATTATCGAAACGACGGcgtttgatcatgaatcgaagaaaATTTTCTTCGAAGATTGCGATATTCTCAATAATCTCTTAGAGATATTAAATTTCCACTGCCGCGATGCGGTGCCGAACGCAACGGAGATTACGGCGGTGTTATCGTGTCTTATTGCGCTAACGTCACCTCGCCGGAACAAAATTAGGTTAATTGAAGCCGGCGGAGTGCCGATAATCACGAAATTAATCTCCTTAATTGACGATAATCACCTAATCATCGAAAATTTATTGACATTACTGGAAATGTTAGTAGGATGTACGGCGGCGCGTGCGGCGGTGACGGATGATCCGAATTGTATCGCTGGAATAATTGAGAAGATAATGAAGGTGTCGACAACGGCGAACGAGCACGCTGCAGCTCTTCTATGGAGTTTGTGTTACTTGTTTAGGGATCAAAAGGCAAGGGAAGCAATGAGTAAGAGTAATGGAGGATTAACAAAGATATTATTGTTGATGCAAAGTGATTGTTCACCTGCTGTTAAGAAGATGTGTTGTGATTTGCTTAGGGTTTTTAGGATTAATTCTAAGTCTTGTTTGTCTAATTATGATACTAAAACTACTCATATTATGCCTTGTTAA